A DNA window from Drosophila sechellia strain sech25 chromosome X, ASM438219v1, whole genome shotgun sequence contains the following coding sequences:
- the LOC6618541 gene encoding uncharacterized protein LOC6618541 — translation MLRIRSVSHVQLLVLMAIVVVTAKQESSTRQFGGQNFGNGLGPSFGGVGAGGLGPGAGFGPGSAAGYPGQGGYVPPQQPGCPLCDSSVYSYCSHKMVHDACCCDFPGGAPQLRPPQCLYYDCSLLYAKSCYEHALIKNCCCNNPY, via the exons ATGTTGCGCATACGCAGTGTGAGCCACGTGCAGCTGCTCGTTCTAATGGCAATCGTTGTGGTGACGGCAAAACAGGAGAGTTCAA CGCGTCAATTTGGTGGCCAGAACTTCGGCAACGGCTTGGGTCCCTCCTTCGGTGGCGTGGGCGCGGGTGGTCTGGGGCCTGGGGCCGGGTTTGGACCCGGATCCGCTGCCGGATATCCGGGACAAGGCGGCTACGTACCACCGCAGCAGCCGGGCTGCCCGCTGTGCGACTCGTCGGTTTACTCGTACTGCTCCCACAAGATGGTCCACGATGCCTGTTGCTGCGATTTTCCAG GCGGTGCCCCGCAGTTGAGACCGCCCCAGTGTTTGTACTACGACTGCTCGCTGCTGTATGCCAAATCCTGTTACGAGCACGCCCTCATCAAGAACTGCTGCTGCAATAATCCCTACTGA